From one Gemella morbillorum genomic stretch:
- a CDS encoding septation ring formation regulator EzrA, producing the protein MTYIFLFVCVLILGGVVALFIFRNRKKQDLYPLLVMKDELERETLSDDLKQVKALEIAGKAEKLYTKWESEWYEIQSIDIEELDRDLYNAESYIDKFNFKRADEVIMNSGELIASIKDRIAEIRREIKELKEVEPKNREVYEEIVAEYKELNRELLAKRHQYGAAADQYEQNIKELAPQLDDFKLLTSTGKYIEAQEKITAIKNSIFNLKEKMDVLPDLLKEIEKTCPTQIQSLRLKVEEMEKKGFKLTHLEISSKIESIVWQLNDAREKVKLGDIDLIENILDGIYDVIDEVSNDLKKELDYKRYIEENYREITNKLDLQDKLNEALYNNIQEIKTRYQIYQKDEEMVANYYDELSELLDLKHDIDVYINNQPKLNYKDLKDKVELLEQGLEKIEEDQTNYSRYLTSLREEESIAREKLIFINQEKEVIKRKLDNSRVPGFSDRFIVLYKDVTDSYRYALEELKKEPINIDLLKRAVAEAEESLDIYSSEVNNILTDIELIEKLIRYANRYRKENIEFHQQLTVAEQYYREYRYNKTLEIIRTSLEKVEPGAYERIRNSVKPR; encoded by the coding sequence ATGACATATATATTTTTATTTGTATGTGTTCTTATTCTTGGAGGAGTAGTGGCTCTATTCATCTTTAGAAATAGAAAAAAACAAGATTTATACCCTCTTTTAGTTATGAAAGATGAGCTAGAAAGAGAAACATTGTCTGATGATTTGAAACAAGTAAAAGCATTAGAGATAGCAGGAAAAGCAGAAAAACTTTATACTAAGTGGGAAAGTGAATGGTATGAAATTCAAAGTATTGATATAGAAGAATTAGATCGTGATCTTTATAATGCTGAAAGCTATATAGATAAATTTAATTTTAAACGTGCTGATGAAGTAATAATGAATAGCGGTGAACTAATTGCAAGTATAAAAGATAGAATTGCAGAGATTCGACGAGAAATTAAAGAACTTAAAGAAGTTGAACCTAAAAATAGAGAAGTTTATGAAGAAATTGTTGCAGAGTATAAAGAGCTTAATCGTGAACTTTTAGCTAAAAGACATCAGTATGGAGCAGCAGCTGATCAATATGAGCAAAATATTAAAGAACTTGCTCCTCAATTAGATGACTTCAAATTATTGACATCTACAGGTAAATATATTGAAGCACAAGAAAAAATTACAGCAATTAAAAATTCTATCTTTAATTTAAAAGAAAAAATGGATGTATTACCAGATCTACTAAAAGAGATAGAAAAAACTTGTCCAACTCAAATACAGTCATTAAGACTTAAAGTTGAGGAAATGGAGAAAAAAGGTTTCAAGCTTACGCATTTAGAAATATCTAGTAAAATTGAAAGTATTGTTTGGCAATTAAATGATGCCCGTGAAAAAGTTAAATTAGGTGATATTGATCTAATAGAAAATATTTTAGATGGTATTTATGATGTTATTGATGAAGTTTCTAACGACCTTAAAAAAGAGCTTGATTATAAGAGATATATAGAAGAAAACTATCGTGAAATTACTAATAAACTTGATTTACAAGATAAATTAAATGAAGCCCTTTATAATAATATTCAGGAAATTAAAACTAGATATCAAATCTATCAAAAAGATGAAGAAATGGTAGCTAATTATTATGATGAATTAAGCGAATTGTTAGATCTTAAACATGATATAGATGTCTATATTAATAATCAACCAAAATTAAATTATAAAGATCTTAAAGATAAAGTTGAATTATTAGAGCAAGGATTAGAAAAAATCGAAGAAGACCAAACAAATTACTCTAGATATTTAACAAGTTTACGTGAAGAAGAAAGTATTGCAAGAGAAAAATTAATATTTATTAATCAAGAAAAAGAAGTAATTAAACGTAAATTAGATAACTCTCGAGTTCCTGGTTTCAGTGATAGATTTATTGTTCTTTATAAAGATGTTACAGATAGTTATAGATATGCTTTGGAAGAACTGAAAAAAGAACCTATTAATATTGATTTGTTAAAACGTGCAGTTGCAGAAGCAGAAGAGTCACTAGATATTTACTCATCTGAAGTTAATAATATACTTACAGATATAGAATTAATCGAAAAGCTCATCCGTTATGCAAACAGATATAGAAAAGAAAATATTGAATTCCATCAACAATTAACAGTGGCTGAACAATATTATAGAGAATATCGTTACAACAAAACAT
- a CDS encoding GAF domain-containing protein yields MNIITDKSLFIKQANSLIINEKNLITNLSNLSALYKEYLPNTNWVGFYIVDKEQNNLVLGPFQGKVACTRIPFNKGVCGHCYTTKEAIYVKDVHQFPGHIACDSATNSELVIPIIQNNEVVALLDIDSIEFDRFSPEEVLVFNEVTKQIFENIKF; encoded by the coding sequence ATGAATATTATTACAGATAAATCTTTATTTATTAAACAAGCAAATTCACTTATTATCAATGAGAAAAATTTGATTACTAATCTTTCTAATCTTTCTGCATTATACAAAGAATACTTGCCCAATACTAACTGGGTTGGTTTCTATATAGTAGATAAAGAACAAAACAATCTAGTCTTAGGTCCGTTTCAAGGAAAAGTCGCATGTACGCGTATTCCTTTCAATAAGGGAGTCTGTGGGCATTGCTATACAACAAAAGAAGCAATTTATGTAAAAGATGTTCATCAATTTCCTGGACACATAGCTTGTGATAGTGCAACTAACAGTGAGCTTGTAATTCCTATTATACAAAATAATGAAGTTGTTGCACTTCTTGATATTGATTCTATTGAATTTGATAGATTCTCTCCTGAAGAAGTCTTGGTATTCAATGAGGTAACAAAACAAATTTTTGAAAACATAAAATTTTAA
- a CDS encoding ABC-F family ATP-binding cassette domain-containing protein: protein MLQVTNLGLRFADRKLFEDVNIKFTNGNCYGLIGANGAGKTTFLKLLSGEIDSQQGHVSLGKGERLAVLRQNHFAYEEDRVIDVVMMGHERLWDVMKRKNEIYMKDPFTEEDGIIAAELEGEFAEMDGWSAESDAAQLLEGLGISVEYHVLLMGELDNAIKVKVLLAQALFGNPDVLLLDEPTNGLDIAAIKWLEEFLINFENTVIVVSHDRHFLNNICTHICDLDFGKIQLYVGNYDFWYQSSQLARRMMEDSNKKKEEKIKELQEFIARFSANASKSKQATSRKKMLDKITLDDIKPSSRRYPYVRFTPDREIGNDLLIVDGVSKTIEGKEVLNNVSFTVNPNDKAILLGDEVAKTTLLKILAGEIEPDSGTVKWGITTSRSYMPKDNTEYFEGLKLSLVEWLRQYASPEEESEAYLRSFLGRMLFSGEEALKRAHVLSGGEKMRCMLSKMMLSKANVILLDEPTNHLDLESITAVNEGIIAFKGSVFFTSHDYEFIQTIANRVIELTPEGAINKEMDYENYLKFKGIID, encoded by the coding sequence ATGTTACAAGTAACAAATTTAGGTTTGCGTTTTGCAGATAGAAAACTATTTGAAGATGTAAATATAAAATTTACAAATGGTAACTGCTATGGGCTGATTGGTGCTAACGGAGCAGGTAAGACAACATTTTTAAAATTATTATCTGGTGAAATTGATTCACAACAAGGTCACGTATCATTAGGAAAAGGTGAACGACTTGCGGTACTTCGTCAAAATCACTTTGCTTATGAAGAAGATAGAGTTATTGATGTTGTAATGATGGGACATGAGCGTCTTTGGGATGTTATGAAACGCAAAAATGAAATTTATATGAAAGATCCATTTACAGAAGAAGATGGTATCATTGCAGCAGAACTTGAAGGTGAGTTCGCTGAAATGGACGGTTGGAGTGCTGAGAGTGATGCGGCTCAACTTTTAGAAGGCTTAGGTATTTCTGTAGAGTATCATGTTCTGCTTATGGGAGAATTAGATAATGCAATTAAGGTAAAAGTACTTTTAGCTCAAGCGTTATTCGGAAACCCAGATGTTCTATTGCTAGATGAGCCTACCAATGGACTTGACATTGCAGCCATTAAGTGGCTTGAAGAATTTTTAATTAACTTTGAAAATACAGTTATTGTAGTCAGTCATGATCGTCACTTTTTAAATAATATTTGTACACATATTTGTGATTTAGATTTTGGAAAAATTCAACTGTACGTTGGTAACTATGATTTCTGGTATCAATCAAGCCAACTTGCACGTCGTATGATGGAAGATTCTAATAAGAAAAAAGAAGAAAAAATTAAAGAACTTCAAGAGTTTATTGCTCGTTTCTCAGCAAATGCTTCGAAATCAAAACAAGCAACAAGTAGAAAGAAAATGCTTGACAAAATTACGCTTGACGATATTAAACCAAGTAGTCGACGTTATCCATATGTGCGCTTTACTCCAGATCGTGAAATCGGTAATGATTTATTAATCGTAGATGGTGTAAGTAAAACAATTGAAGGAAAAGAAGTTTTAAACAATGTGAGTTTTACAGTTAATCCTAACGATAAAGCTATTCTTTTAGGAGATGAAGTAGCTAAAACTACACTTCTTAAAATTTTAGCAGGTGAGATTGAACCAGATAGTGGAACTGTAAAATGGGGAATTACTACCTCACGTAGTTATATGCCAAAAGATAATACAGAATATTTTGAAGGATTGAAGCTTTCATTAGTAGAATGGTTACGTCAATATGCTTCTCCGGAAGAAGAAAGTGAAGCATATCTACGTTCGTTCTTAGGAAGAATGTTATTCTCAGGAGAAGAGGCACTAAAACGTGCTCATGTACTTTCTGGGGGAGAAAAAATGCGTTGTATGCTGTCTAAAATGATGTTATCTAAAGCTAACGTTATTCTTTTAGATGAACCTACTAACCACCTTGATTTAGAGTCAATTACTGCGGTTAATGAAGGAATTATCGCATTTAAAGGTTCAGTATTCTTTACATCTCATGACTATGAATTTATTCAAACAATTGCTAATAGAGTAATTGAACTTACTCCAGAAGGAGCAATTAATAAAGAAATGGATTATGAGAACTACCTTAAATTTAAAGGAATTATCGATTAA
- the rbfA gene encoding 30S ribosome-binding factor RbfA, which produces MSELRVNRLAEQIKKEITYVLATKVKNHDLGFVTVTEVTLTGDYSQAKVYYTVLGGEREKEKTKESFKKIKGFVKSEVAKKIKIRKFPELIFEYDKTAEYALHIESLIASVSQKEEE; this is translated from the coding sequence ATGTCAGAATTAAGAGTTAATAGACTTGCAGAACAAATCAAAAAAGAAATTACTTATGTTTTAGCAACAAAAGTTAAAAATCATGATTTAGGATTTGTTACTGTTACAGAAGTAACTTTGACAGGAGATTATTCTCAAGCAAAAGTGTACTACACAGTTCTAGGTGGAGAACGCGAAAAAGAAAAAACTAAAGAATCGTTTAAAAAAATAAAAGGATTCGTTAAAAGCGAAGTTGCTAAAAAAATAAAGATTCGTAAGTTTCCAGAATTGATTTTCGAATATGATAAAACAGCTGAGTATGCTTTACATATTGAAAGTCTAATTGCAAGTGTAAGTCAAAAAGAAGAAGAATAA
- the infB gene encoding translation initiation factor IF-2, whose translation MKKVRVYEYAKEIGKQSKDIIKVLRESEIEVSNHMSMLTEEGLAKLDSIFKAKKEEPKAEKVASNKNQSDTKKHKKKKNKKEKNKKSNKQQPAIIEAPTEETISEDTILVRDGMTVGELSEVLSVNSTELIKKLFMELKIMANINQSLTLEQIELIAMDYGKEIQEEVEINKEDLDLYFEVEDEEKNLKERAPIVTIMGHVDHGKTTLLDTIRNTRVTAGEAGGITQHIGAYQVRTKDKKITFLDTPGHAAFTTMRARGAKITDVTILVVAADDGVMPQTIEAINHAKAADVPIIVAVNKMDKPQANPDRVMNELVEYGLISEEWGGDTIFVPISALKGEGIDELLENILLVTEMQELKANPNRLALGTVIEAKLDKGRGVVATLLVQNGTLNVGDPLVVGNTYGRVRAMINDRSKNIHTAKPSTPVEITGLQDVPNAGDRFVVFGDEKTARQIGEKRQQQYIETTRQANSAVSLDTLFEQMKQGEMKDLNIIIKADVQGSVEALAMSLAKIDVEGVNVRIIHTGVGAINESDITLAVASSAVVIGFNVRPDNNAKQMAATEQVDIRLHSIIYKVIEEIEAAMTGLLDPEFVEKVIGLAEVRQVYKVSKIGTIAGAYVTEGKVSRDGKVRVIRDSVVIYEGEIDTLRRFKDDVKEVQSGYECGMTVENFNDIKEGDVFEVYIMEEVKK comes from the coding sequence ATGAAAAAAGTCAGAGTATATGAATATGCTAAAGAGATTGGTAAACAGTCAAAAGATATAATTAAAGTTTTAAGAGAATCTGAAATTGAAGTGTCTAACCATATGTCAATGTTAACGGAAGAGGGGTTAGCCAAACTTGATAGCATCTTCAAAGCTAAAAAAGAAGAACCAAAAGCAGAAAAAGTTGCTAGTAATAAAAATCAAAGTGATACTAAAAAACATAAAAAGAAAAAAAATAAAAAAGAAAAAAATAAAAAATCTAATAAACAGCAGCCTGCAATTATTGAAGCACCTACAGAAGAAACAATTTCAGAAGACACTATCTTAGTAAGAGATGGTATGACCGTAGGAGAACTTTCAGAAGTACTATCAGTAAATTCAACTGAATTAATTAAAAAGTTATTTATGGAACTTAAAATTATGGCAAATATCAATCAATCTCTTACTTTAGAGCAAATTGAATTAATTGCTATGGATTATGGAAAAGAAATTCAAGAAGAAGTAGAAATCAATAAAGAAGATTTAGATTTATACTTTGAAGTTGAAGATGAAGAAAAAAATCTTAAAGAAAGAGCTCCAATTGTTACAATAATGGGGCATGTTGACCATGGGAAAACAACTTTATTAGATACAATTAGAAACACACGTGTAACTGCAGGAGAAGCAGGGGGTATCACTCAACATATTGGTGCTTATCAAGTTCGTACTAAAGATAAGAAAATTACATTTTTAGATACACCAGGACACGCTGCGTTTACAACTATGCGTGCACGTGGAGCAAAAATTACTGACGTAACAATTTTAGTAGTGGCTGCTGATGATGGGGTAATGCCTCAAACAATAGAAGCTATTAACCATGCTAAAGCAGCAGATGTACCTATTATTGTTGCTGTTAATAAAATGGATAAACCTCAAGCAAATCCAGACCGAGTTATGAATGAACTTGTAGAATATGGACTTATTTCTGAAGAGTGGGGTGGAGATACAATCTTTGTTCCTATTTCAGCTCTGAAAGGTGAGGGTATTGATGAACTATTAGAAAATATTTTATTAGTTACAGAAATGCAAGAGTTAAAAGCCAATCCAAACCGTCTAGCACTAGGTACTGTCATTGAAGCTAAACTTGACAAAGGGCGTGGAGTAGTTGCAACATTACTAGTACAAAATGGTACTCTTAATGTAGGAGATCCGTTAGTAGTAGGTAATACATACGGGCGTGTTCGTGCTATGATTAACGATCGTAGTAAAAATATCCATACTGCTAAACCATCTACACCAGTAGAAATAACTGGTCTTCAAGACGTACCAAATGCAGGAGATCGTTTTGTAGTATTCGGTGATGAAAAAACAGCGCGTCAAATTGGAGAAAAACGTCAACAACAATATATTGAAACTACACGTCAAGCTAACTCAGCAGTATCACTTGATACGCTATTTGAACAAATGAAACAAGGTGAGATGAAAGATCTTAACATTATTATAAAAGCAGATGTTCAAGGTTCAGTTGAAGCACTTGCCATGTCATTAGCGAAAATTGATGTAGAAGGTGTCAACGTGCGTATTATCCACACTGGAGTAGGAGCAATCAATGAATCTGATATTACTCTTGCTGTTGCATCTAGTGCCGTAGTAATTGGATTCAACGTTCGTCCTGATAATAACGCTAAGCAAATGGCAGCAACTGAACAAGTAGATATTCGTTTACATAGTATTATCTATAAAGTAATCGAAGAAATCGAAGCAGCTATGACAGGATTATTAGATCCAGAATTTGTAGAAAAAGTAATAGGTCTTGCAGAAGTTCGTCAAGTATATAAAGTATCAAAAATTGGAACAATCGCTGGTGCTTATGTTACAGAAGGTAAAGTTTCTCGTGATGGTAAAGTACGTGTAATCCGTGATAGTGTTGTAATTTACGAAGGTGAAATTGATACACTAAGAAGATTTAAAGATGATGTAAAAGAAGTTCAAAGTGGTTATGAATGCGGTATGACTGTTGAAAACTTTAATGATATTAAAGAAGGAGATGTCTTTGAAGTTTACATCATGGAAGAAGTAAAAAAATAG
- a CDS encoding L7Ae/L30e/S12e/Gadd45 family ribosomal protein, which produces MLKIYNLFGLMQRAGKLITGEDLITKNLKNKKIKLLVIAQDCGINTKKKLIDKATFYGVNHIEFSDIENISRAIGRDNRVALGMTDDGFIKKFKQLLEEGGRL; this is translated from the coding sequence ATGTTAAAAATATATAATTTATTTGGTTTAATGCAAAGAGCAGGTAAACTTATAACAGGCGAAGATTTAATCACAAAAAATTTAAAGAATAAAAAGATAAAATTATTAGTCATAGCACAAGATTGCGGTATTAATACAAAGAAAAAATTGATAGATAAAGCGACGTTTTATGGTGTTAATCACATCGAATTTTCAGATATTGAAAATATAAGTAGAGCAATTGGACGAGATAATCGTGTCGCACTTGGTATGACTGATGATGGGTTTATAAAAAAGTTTAAACAACTATTAGAAGAAGGAGGAAGATTGTAA
- the rnpM gene encoding RNase P modulator RnpM: protein MKKRKIPTRKCILTNEMFPKKDLLRIVKNKEGEISVDPTGKKAGRGAYVVSDLEVINNAKDKKLLEKFFSTTPEIMEPIYNEVIRLIYRKSIPQK, encoded by the coding sequence ATGAAAAAAAGAAAAATACCAACAAGAAAATGTATACTAACCAACGAGATGTTTCCGAAAAAAGATTTACTAAGAATAGTAAAAAATAAAGAAGGAGAAATTTCGGTAGATCCAACAGGAAAAAAAGCTGGGCGCGGAGCATATGTTGTATCAGATTTGGAAGTAATTAATAATGCAAAAGATAAAAAATTACTTGAGAAATTCTTTTCAACTACTCCAGAAATTATGGAGCCTATTTACAACGAAGTAATTAGATTAATATATAGAAAGTCTATTCCACAAAAATAA
- the nusA gene encoding transcription termination factor NusA, producing the protein MSKDLLKAIKLIEQEKGIAEDILVEAIELALLSAYKKNFNAAKNVRVDFNRATGDYKFIIRKDVVEEVYDDRIEFALEDALKINPAYEVGDIYEVVDLPDDFGRVGAQAAKQALLQRLREAEKEILFKEYSEYEGEILSGTVDRIDTRYVYVKLGKIEAILGENERVPGENYVPQTPIKVYIAKVDNPSRGSKPHVLASRSHPEFIRRLFEMEVPEIYSGTVEIKSVSREAGERTKLAVFSEDKNVDPVGACVGNKGDRVNRIVDELNGEKIDIITWDADPVKFITNALAPAKVEEIIIDEEEKIANVKVKEDQLSLAIGKKGQNVRLAARLTGWKIDIKAAE; encoded by the coding sequence ATGAGCAAGGATTTGCTTAAAGCTATTAAATTAATTGAACAAGAAAAAGGTATTGCAGAAGATATACTAGTAGAAGCTATTGAATTAGCTCTATTATCAGCATACAAAAAGAATTTTAACGCTGCAAAGAATGTAAGAGTAGATTTTAATCGTGCTACAGGTGATTATAAATTTATCATTAGAAAAGATGTTGTAGAAGAAGTATATGATGATAGAATTGAATTTGCTTTAGAGGATGCATTAAAAATAAATCCAGCGTATGAAGTTGGTGATATCTATGAGGTAGTAGATCTTCCAGATGACTTTGGTCGTGTTGGAGCTCAAGCAGCTAAACAAGCGCTATTACAAAGACTTCGTGAAGCAGAAAAAGAAATCTTATTTAAAGAATATAGTGAATATGAAGGAGAAATCCTTTCAGGTACTGTAGACAGAATTGATACACGCTATGTATATGTGAAACTTGGAAAAATTGAGGCTATTTTAGGAGAGAATGAAAGAGTTCCTGGTGAAAATTATGTACCACAAACACCTATAAAAGTTTATATAGCTAAAGTAGATAACCCAAGCCGTGGTAGTAAGCCGCATGTTCTGGCATCTAGATCACATCCTGAATTTATTAGAAGATTATTCGAAATGGAAGTTCCTGAAATCTATAGTGGAACAGTAGAAATTAAGAGTGTGTCTCGTGAAGCTGGCGAAAGAACTAAACTTGCCGTTTTTTCAGAAGACAAAAATGTTGATCCAGTTGGTGCATGTGTAGGTAATAAAGGAGACCGTGTTAATCGTATCGTTGATGAATTAAACGGTGAGAAGATTGATATCATTACATGGGATGCTGATCCTGTGAAATTTATTACTAATGCATTAGCACCTGCTAAAGTAGAAGAAATCATTATAGATGAAGAAGAAAAAATTGCTAATGTTAAAGTTAAAGAAGATCAACTATCTCTTGCAATAGGGAAAAAAGGTCAAAACGTTCGCTTAGCAGCAAGATTAACTGGATGGAAAATTGACATTAAAGCAGCTGAGTAG
- the rimP gene encoding ribosome maturation factor RimP, with amino-acid sequence MSIVQRVKAIADEQTKDTVYSLYDVEYVKEGSEFFLRIYFDKDGGLTLDDCVLLSEKLAEELDKEDFISDKYYLEVSSPGIERELRNLEEVIDSIGKHVYIKTYEKVDNQKEFYGDILDVEDKEITIEYKDKARVKKSTISYEKIAKIRLAVKF; translated from the coding sequence ATGAGTATAGTACAAAGAGTAAAAGCTATTGCAGATGAGCAAACAAAAGATACAGTATATTCACTTTATGATGTAGAATATGTAAAAGAAGGTAGTGAATTCTTCTTACGCATTTACTTCGATAAAGATGGTGGTTTAACACTAGATGATTGTGTACTTCTAAGTGAAAAACTAGCAGAAGAATTGGATAAAGAGGATTTTATAAGCGACAAGTATTATCTTGAAGTTTCTTCACCAGGTATAGAACGTGAGTTAAGAAATCTGGAAGAAGTTATCGATTCAATAGGTAAGCATGTATATATCAAAACTTATGAGAAGGTAGATAACCAGAAAGAATTTTATGGTGACATCTTAGATGTTGAAGATAAAGAAATTACTATTGAATATAAAGATAAAGCAAGAGTAAAGAAATCAACAATTAGTTATGAGAAAATTGCTAAGATTAGATTAGCTGTTAAATTTTAA
- a CDS encoding VOC family protein: MVQTMAHTCYRVADLEKSIKFYTEAFDFKVSRERDFKEYKFTLVYLTLPGSDYELELTYNYDHGSYDLGDGYGHIAISVSDLEGLYEKHKEAGYDITDLKGLPGFPPSYYFIKDPDGYKIEVIRDK; the protein is encoded by the coding sequence ATGGTTCAAACTATGGCGCATACTTGTTATAGAGTTGCTGATTTAGAAAAATCAATTAAGTTTTATACGGAAGCATTTGATTTTAAAGTAAGTAGAGAAAGAGATTTTAAAGAATATAAATTTACTTTAGTATATTTGACTTTACCAGGTTCTGATTATGAATTAGAGTTAACTTATAATTATGATCATGGTTCATATGATTTAGGAGATGGTTACGGTCATATTGCAATTTCAGTTTCTGATTTAGAAGGTTTATATGAGAAACATAAAGAGGCAGGATACGATATTACAGATTTAAAAGGTTTACCAGGATTCCCGCCAAGTTATTACTTTATCAAAGATCCAGATGGATATAAGATTGAAGTTATTCGTGATAAGTAA
- a CDS encoding DegV family protein: MSVEKIAIVMDSTAYLPGELTKELNIRTVYLNIVIDGNSYKEVIDMPLDKYYDYLKDPNNSFPTTSQPAIGEVVSCLEKLKEEGYTDVIAIALSSGISGTFSSYSVADLMVDGINVHPFDSEVACHPEGYYAIKAAGLIKEGKSSKEIITALDEMKKVSKAYFMADDLSHLQRSGRLSGAQAIVGNLLQVKPLLHFEDKVIVPFQKIRTYKKVVLRIYELFDEFYRQHKDENISVCILHVDALEKAEEIKNYMKEVYPNVNVEIDAITPVVSTHLGIGAIGFAWTIL; the protein is encoded by the coding sequence ATGAGTGTGGAAAAAATAGCTATTGTAATGGATTCGACAGCATATTTACCAGGTGAATTAACAAAAGAATTAAATATTAGAACGGTTTATTTAAATATAGTTATTGATGGAAATTCTTATAAAGAGGTTATTGATATGCCTCTTGATAAATACTATGATTATTTAAAGGATCCTAATAATTCTTTTCCAACAACCTCTCAACCAGCAATTGGGGAAGTTGTTTCATGCTTAGAAAAATTAAAAGAAGAAGGTTATACAGATGTTATTGCTATAGCACTATCTAGTGGTATAAGTGGAACATTTTCATCATACTCTGTAGCTGATCTTATGGTTGATGGTATTAATGTTCATCCATTTGATTCAGAAGTTGCATGTCATCCTGAAGGATATTATGCAATTAAAGCGGCTGGACTAATAAAAGAAGGTAAGAGTTCTAAAGAAATTATTACTGCATTAGATGAAATGAAAAAAGTTTCAAAAGCATATTTTATGGCTGATGACTTATCACACTTACAACGTAGTGGGCGCTTAAGCGGTGCACAGGCTATAGTTGGTAACTTATTACAAGTTAAACCTTTATTACATTTTGAGGATAAGGTAATCGTACCATTCCAAAAAATACGTACTTATAAAAAAGTTGTATTAAGAATTTATGAATTATTTGATGAATTTTATCGACAACACAAGGATGAAAACATATCTGTATGTATTCTTCATGTAGATGCTTTAGAGAAGGCGGAAGAAATTAAAAATTATATGAAAGAAGTTTATCCTAATGTTAATGTCGAAATAGACGCAATTACTCCTGTAGTATCAACTCATCTTGGGATTGGAGCTATAGGTTTTGCGTGGACAATATTATAA
- the nusG gene encoding transcription termination/antitermination protein NusG, with protein MSDTVNKEWYVIHTYSGYENKVKDNIEKRVESLNMEDKIFRIVVPEEKETIITPTGKRKEVNRKTFPGYVLVELVMTDDSWFVVRNTPGVTGFVGSHGGGSKPSPLLPEEINFILQQMGLSSVVDVDIEVGDHVRVISGPFVDMEGKVVNIDLNNYKADVMIELMGRETKVELELYNIEKF; from the coding sequence ATGAGTGATACAGTAAACAAAGAGTGGTACGTAATTCATACATACTCTGGTTATGAAAATAAAGTAAAAGATAATATTGAAAAACGTGTTGAATCTTTGAATATGGAAGATAAAATATTTAGAATTGTTGTTCCAGAAGAAAAAGAAACTATTATAACACCAACAGGAAAAAGAAAAGAAGTAAATAGAAAAACTTTCCCTGGATATGTTCTAGTTGAACTTGTTATGACTGATGACTCTTGGTTTGTAGTTAGAAATACACCAGGTGTAACTGGATTTGTAGGTTCACATGGTGGGGGTTCAAAACCAAGTCCATTACTTCCAGAAGAAATCAATTTTATTTTACAACAAATGGGGCTTTCAAGCGTTGTTGATGTAGATATCGAAGTAGGAGACCATGTTCGTGTTATTTCTGGGCCATTTGTAGATATGGAAGGTAAAGTGGTGAATATAGACCTTAATAACTACAAAGCAGATGTAATGATCGAACTTATGGGTAGAGAAACAAAAGTTGAATTAGAACTGTATAATATTGAAAAATTCTAG
- the secE gene encoding preprotein translocase subunit SecE — MLRFLKKVVSEMKKVSWPTFNELVRKTLIVIVVVGILMLFSYVVDLGITAGIRHFSK, encoded by the coding sequence GTGTTAAGATTTTTAAAAAAAGTTGTTTCAGAAATGAAAAAAGTAAGTTGGCCAACATTTAACGAACTTGTTAGAAAAACTCTTATAGTTATAGTAGTTGTAGGAATATTAATGTTGTTCAGTTATGTGGTAGATTTAGGAATAACTGCTGGAATTAGACATTTTAGTAAGTAA